From Deinococcus taeanensis, one genomic window encodes:
- a CDS encoding acyl-CoA dehydrogenase family protein — translation MFDEFAVHDLLEPEERLVRESVRAFCDAELLPHVADWWDTGDLPVRDVMRRFGAMGLLGPTTPEEYGGAGVTYSAYGAMMYELERADSGLRSAASVQGSLVMYPILTFGSEEQRRRWLPGLASGELIGCFGLTEPDGGSDPGAMRTRARLDGDQYVLNGSKMWITNSPEADVAVVWAKDDAGLVRGFIVPTDTPGFSAPKITRKMSLRASVTGEIVLQDCRIPAGNLLPGSGGLKSPLSCLTSARFGIAWGAMGALEAVLQASLDYTGSRSTFGRPLAARQLVQDKLARMATDHSLGLLMAWRLGTLKDAGTMNYAQVSYAKRNNVRVALQGARLARELHGGNGITTEYPVIRHMLNLETVDTYEGTHDIHTLIVGRHLTGQGALE, via the coding sequence ATGTTCGACGAGTTCGCGGTGCATGACCTGCTTGAGCCTGAAGAGCGCCTTGTGCGCGAAAGCGTCCGTGCCTTCTGCGACGCCGAACTTCTCCCCCACGTGGCCGACTGGTGGGACACCGGGGACCTGCCCGTCCGGGACGTCATGCGCCGGTTCGGCGCGATGGGCCTGCTGGGCCCCACCACACCCGAAGAGTACGGCGGTGCGGGCGTCACGTACAGCGCGTACGGCGCGATGATGTACGAACTCGAACGCGCCGACAGCGGCCTGCGCAGCGCCGCGAGCGTGCAGGGCAGCCTCGTGATGTACCCGATCCTCACGTTCGGAAGCGAGGAGCAGCGGCGGCGCTGGCTGCCCGGGCTCGCGAGCGGCGAACTGATCGGCTGCTTCGGCCTGACCGAACCCGACGGCGGCAGCGACCCCGGCGCCATGCGCACCCGCGCCCGCCTGGACGGGGACCAGTACGTGCTGAACGGCAGCAAGATGTGGATCACGAACAGTCCCGAAGCGGACGTGGCCGTGGTCTGGGCCAAGGACGACGCGGGGCTGGTGCGCGGCTTCATCGTCCCGACCGACACGCCCGGCTTCAGCGCCCCGAAAATCACCCGGAAGATGAGCCTGCGCGCCAGCGTCACGGGAGAAATCGTCCTGCAGGACTGCCGCATTCCCGCCGGGAACCTGCTGCCGGGCAGCGGCGGCCTGAAAAGCCCCCTGTCGTGCCTCACCTCTGCCCGCTTCGGCATTGCCTGGGGCGCCATGGGCGCTCTGGAAGCCGTCCTGCAGGCCAGCCTGGACTACACCGGGTCACGCAGCACCTTCGGGCGGCCGCTCGCGGCGCGGCAACTGGTGCAGGACAAACTCGCCCGCATGGCGACCGACCACAGCCTGGGCCTGCTGATGGCGTGGCGTCTGGGCACCCTGAAGGACGCCGGCACCATGAACTACGCCCAGGTGAGCTACGCCAAGCGCAACAACGTCCGCGTGGCCCTGCAGGGCGCCCGCCTCGCCCGCGAACTGCACGGCGGGAACGGCATCACGACCGAGTACCCCGTTATTCGCCACATGCTGAACCTCGAGACGGTCGACACGTACGAAGGGACGCACGACATTCACACCCTGATCGTGGGACGTCACCTGACCGGCCAGGGTGCCCTGGAATAA
- a CDS encoding HD domain-containing phosphohydrolase yields the protein MTLLTELRAMLGSLGLLTLCAFVLSLEYRSWPLRHARTDIVVRTLGAAVAGLLLALYPVALGSAEFTLRLVPVALIALFYGPLWGTLAALPGLGLVLPAGLPALLATSGVLAGSVATRLLLGPPQGQLGVVAPAWWRWWAAPLSLSAGLLDLLPVGRGALSAVPAALLFLLVSYWTMMLVLTSRVRLLRSTTALRREAYSDPLTGLRNRRQFDQDLHALGRGDLVALLDIDLFKEVNDTLGHAEGDRVLREVAAALTRGVRGDDHVYRVGGEEFALLLRCLDLEQGAAVVRRSLEQVREVQVQGQPVTLSGGLAVHDEQEVPSRTVARADAALYRAKQAGRDRLMLAGRQPHPHAPDDQGEFTARSALALINGDRDPTRQQWNEVLRAVVGGVPGAEAGSLYMVDAGGDFVVCAQHGFADTLLDVRRSPASMQRWYAWPVPAWQAGHPRILRGPEVMAAAAVATTLETHLTGREHESLMKPVEAISATLGVPVVVDGQVSAFLNLDRLSGADGFPDGSPGVAREAAGQLGAVLFTRLRRERAARHVRELEALARVTEALRDTRRKDEVLNVVMTMTHELLGAREIVFLAYESGPDVLTSTTTSGVSPGQGQVTLQRGQGLAWEAVRTGDILRVADVRTATRIHRPSFLQGGALLAAPLQREHNLLGVLVLTRDTPFQEWDTHLVRTLAAHFLTALDRAEQLRALEEAREGTLLALGLTLEARDMETHGHTARVTQLAQRMADALSLSDPDRSALRDVAYLHDIGKVQVPDDLLRKPGPLTPEERRVVEQHAPAGEALARHIPGVGRATLDVVRHHHERWDGAGYPDRLAGRRIPRLARLFALCDVFDALTTDRPYRPAWSAEQALAFLADQAGQQFDPELTGVFLTLMRDGEAAAPSMDA from the coding sequence GTGACACTGCTGACTGAGCTGCGCGCCATGCTCGGCAGCCTCGGCCTGCTGACGCTGTGCGCGTTCGTGCTCAGCCTGGAGTACCGGTCGTGGCCGCTGCGCCACGCCCGGACGGACATCGTGGTGCGCACGCTGGGCGCCGCCGTTGCCGGCCTGCTGCTGGCGCTGTACCCGGTGGCGCTGGGCAGCGCGGAGTTCACGTTGCGGCTGGTGCCGGTGGCGCTCATCGCTCTTTTCTACGGGCCGCTGTGGGGGACGCTGGCGGCCCTGCCGGGTCTGGGACTAGTGCTGCCGGCTGGACTCCCGGCGCTTCTGGCCACCTCCGGCGTCCTGGCCGGCAGCGTGGCGACGCGCCTGCTGCTGGGGCCGCCTCAGGGCCAGCTGGGTGTTGTGGCGCCCGCGTGGTGGCGGTGGTGGGCGGCGCCCCTGAGCCTGAGCGCCGGGCTGCTTGACCTGCTGCCCGTGGGCCGCGGAGCGCTGAGCGCCGTGCCGGCCGCACTGCTGTTCCTGCTCGTGTCGTACTGGACGATGATGCTGGTCCTGACCTCCCGCGTGCGGCTGCTGCGTTCCACCACCGCCCTGCGGCGGGAGGCGTACTCCGATCCACTCACCGGGCTGCGCAACCGCCGGCAGTTCGACCAGGACCTGCACGCGCTCGGGCGGGGTGACCTGGTGGCTCTGCTGGACATCGACCTGTTCAAGGAGGTGAACGATACCCTGGGTCACGCGGAAGGAGACCGCGTGCTGCGCGAGGTGGCCGCGGCCCTCACGCGCGGCGTCCGTGGCGACGATCACGTGTACCGTGTGGGCGGCGAGGAGTTCGCGCTGCTGCTGCGCTGCCTGGACCTCGAACAGGGGGCCGCGGTTGTGCGGCGCAGCCTGGAGCAGGTGCGGGAGGTGCAGGTGCAGGGCCAGCCGGTCACGTTGTCCGGGGGGCTGGCGGTGCACGACGAACAGGAGGTGCCGTCGCGCACCGTGGCGCGCGCCGACGCGGCGCTGTACCGCGCCAAGCAGGCGGGCCGCGACCGGCTGATGCTCGCCGGCCGTCAGCCTCACCCGCATGCACCGGACGACCAGGGCGAGTTCACGGCGCGCAGCGCCCTGGCTCTGATCAACGGGGACCGCGATCCGACCCGGCAGCAGTGGAATGAGGTGCTGCGCGCCGTGGTGGGGGGCGTTCCAGGTGCCGAGGCGGGTTCACTGTACATGGTGGACGCCGGCGGGGACTTCGTGGTGTGCGCGCAGCACGGCTTCGCGGACACGCTGCTGGACGTGCGCCGCTCTCCGGCAAGCATGCAGCGCTGGTACGCCTGGCCGGTTCCGGCGTGGCAGGCGGGTCACCCCCGCATCCTTCGCGGCCCGGAGGTCATGGCCGCCGCGGCCGTGGCCACCACCCTCGAAACGCATCTGACCGGCCGGGAACACGAGAGCCTGATGAAGCCGGTCGAAGCCATCAGCGCCACGCTGGGCGTCCCGGTCGTTGTGGACGGGCAGGTCAGCGCCTTCCTGAACCTGGACCGGCTCAGCGGCGCCGACGGGTTTCCTGATGGGTCGCCCGGCGTCGCCCGCGAAGCGGCCGGGCAGCTCGGAGCGGTGCTGTTCACGCGTCTGCGCCGCGAGCGGGCCGCGCGGCACGTGCGGGAACTCGAAGCGCTGGCGCGCGTCACCGAGGCGCTGCGGGACACGCGGCGTAAGGACGAGGTGCTGAACGTCGTCATGACCATGACGCACGAACTGCTGGGCGCGCGCGAGATTGTGTTTCTCGCGTACGAGTCCGGACCTGACGTCCTGACGTCCACCACGACCAGCGGCGTGTCGCCTGGGCAGGGACAGGTGACCCTGCAGCGCGGGCAGGGCCTGGCGTGGGAGGCCGTCCGCACGGGGGACATCCTGCGGGTGGCGGATGTCCGCACGGCCACGCGCATTCACCGGCCCTCATTTCTTCAGGGTGGGGCGCTGCTGGCTGCGCCGCTGCAGCGTGAGCACAACCTGCTGGGCGTGCTGGTCCTCACGCGGGACACGCCCTTTCAGGAGTGGGACACGCACCTGGTCCGCACGCTCGCCGCGCACTTCCTGACCGCGCTGGACCGCGCCGAGCAGCTGCGCGCCCTGGAAGAGGCCCGTGAGGGAACGCTGCTGGCCCTGGGCCTCACGCTGGAAGCGAGGGACATGGAAACGCACGGGCACACGGCGCGCGTCACGCAGCTCGCCCAGCGCATGGCGGACGCCCTGTCTCTCAGCGACCCGGACCGCTCCGCGCTGCGTGACGTCGCGTACCTGCATGACATCGGGAAGGTGCAGGTCCCGGACGATCTGCTGCGCAAACCCGGCCCGCTTACGCCGGAAGAACGCCGCGTGGTTGAGCAGCACGCCCCGGCCGGCGAGGCGCTCGCCCGGCACATTCCCGGCGTGGGGCGCGCCACGCTGGACGTGGTCCGGCATCACCACGAACGCTGGGACGGCGCGGGCTACCCCGACCGGCTCGCGGGGCGCCGCATTCCGCGGCTGGCCCGGCTGTTCGCCCTGTGCGACGTGTTCGACGCCCTGACGACTGACCGGCCGTACCGGCCCGCGTGGTCTGCGGAGCAGGCGCTGGCGTTTCTGGCGGATCAGGCCGGACAGCAGTTCGATCCGGAGCTGACCGGCGTGTTCCTGACCCTGATGCGTGACGGTGAGGCCGCGGCCCCGAGTATGGACGCCTAA
- a CDS encoding PIG-L deacetylase family protein — protein MTARRLLPRWTLPATLLVLLGVAAWINLPLPGVTGRVTRAVATLPASPPFRPGQRVLLLTPHPDDETLCCAGTILQARSAGAEVFVVWVTAGDGFEFDAALTGRTLRPRGGALRALGELRAGEARRAAQVLGVPASHLTFLGYPDGGLFRLFTVNFTSPYTSPRTGMSRVYLTGAQSPGAPFTGEALERDLRRIVQRVQPDVVLAPAPQDFHADHHTLSVIALRLMAGRGEERRLRYWVVHGGLEWPLPKGLHAALPLALPPRASRLPWQRVPLSLEDRRVKLRAINTYRSQVDVLGRFMRAFVRSNELLSPEPLPVGRPTTP, from the coding sequence GTGACCGCTCGCCGACTCCTGCCCCGCTGGACCCTGCCGGCCACGCTGCTGGTGCTGCTGGGCGTCGCCGCGTGGATCAACCTGCCACTGCCGGGCGTGACGGGCCGCGTGACGCGCGCCGTGGCCACCCTGCCGGCCAGCCCGCCGTTCCGTCCGGGGCAGCGGGTGTTGCTGCTGACCCCCCATCCGGACGACGAGACCTTGTGCTGCGCGGGCACCATCCTTCAGGCCCGCTCCGCCGGCGCCGAGGTGTTCGTGGTGTGGGTGACCGCGGGCGACGGCTTCGAGTTCGACGCGGCCCTCACGGGGCGTACCCTGCGGCCCCGCGGCGGTGCGCTGCGGGCGCTGGGTGAACTTCGGGCGGGGGAGGCGCGGCGGGCCGCGCAGGTGCTGGGCGTGCCGGCCAGCCACCTGACCTTCCTTGGGTACCCGGATGGGGGGCTGTTCCGGCTGTTTACGGTGAATTTCACGTCCCCCTACACTTCGCCGCGCACCGGCATGAGCCGTGTGTACCTGACCGGCGCGCAGTCCCCCGGCGCGCCGTTCACAGGGGAGGCGCTGGAACGCGACCTGCGGCGCATCGTGCAGCGCGTTCAGCCTGACGTGGTGCTGGCGCCCGCTCCGCAGGACTTTCATGCCGACCACCACACCCTGAGTGTCATCGCGCTGCGCCTGATGGCCGGGCGGGGCGAGGAGCGTCGCCTGCGGTACTGGGTGGTGCACGGGGGCCTGGAGTGGCCCCTGCCCAAGGGTCTGCACGCGGCGCTGCCGCTGGCGCTGCCGCCGCGGGCTTCTCGCCTGCCGTGGCAACGGGTGCCGCTGAGCCTGGAGGACCGCCGGGTGAAGCTGCGCGCCATCAACACCTACCGCTCGCAGGTGGATGTCCTGGGGCGCTTCATGCGGGCGTTCGTGCGGAGCAACGAACTCCTGAGCCCCGAGCCTCTGCCGGTGGGGAGGCCCACCACCCCATGA